One genomic segment of Kiritimatiella glycovorans includes these proteins:
- a CDS encoding RNA polymerase sigma factor, which translates to MSKGDDNRTPPAEGPPDAELVRRVQQGDAGAYEDLVRRHHARIYGLVYNMTSNREDAEDLTQEIFLKAYRSLSRFQGRSSFYTWLYRIALNMTINYRKKRNRKQALSLDEMVGEVKTDPAYTRLHADESPFRNANISEFQKKLNSALQSLSDKHRTVVVLHDIQGLPHNEIAKIVGCSVGTVRSRLFYARQILQGKLAEFAP; encoded by the coding sequence GTGAGTAAAGGGGACGACAACCGGACGCCGCCTGCGGAAGGCCCCCCGGACGCCGAGCTGGTGCGACGCGTCCAGCAGGGGGATGCCGGGGCGTATGAGGATCTGGTCCGGCGCCATCATGCCCGGATTTACGGACTGGTCTACAACATGACCAGCAACCGCGAGGATGCCGAAGACCTTACCCAGGAGATTTTTCTCAAGGCCTACCGCTCGCTCTCGAGATTTCAGGGGCGTTCCTCCTTCTACACATGGCTCTACCGCATCGCGCTCAATATGACGATCAACTACCGCAAAAAGCGGAATCGCAAACAGGCGCTCAGCCTCGACGAGATGGTCGGCGAGGTGAAGACGGACCCCGCGTACACCAGGCTGCACGCCGACGAGTCCCCTTTCCGGAACGCCAACATCTCCGAGTTCCAGAAAAAATTGAACAGCGCCCTGCAGTCCCTGTCTGACAAGCACAGAACGGTGGTGGTGCTCCATGACATCCAGGGACTGCCGCACAACGAGATCGCAAAAATTGTAGGATGTTCGGTGGGGACGGTGCGATCCCGTCTCTTTTACGCGCGTCAGATCTTACAGGGCAAACTGGCTGAGTTCGCACCATGA
- a CDS encoding fumarylacetoacetate hydrolase family protein has product MKLVRYGNAGEERPGVLLEDEVILDVRAAVFDIEDYDAHFFSHYGIARLESLVREKPGRTVRRDEVRLGPPVARPGKIIAVGENYADHAAEFGRPPPPEPILFSKPASALAGPEDLLKLPGKPAEIDAEVELAMVIGARAKNVPAAEAHNCIAGWTILNDLTDRRAQRTCSQWFAAKGHDGFAPLGPFLLTRDELPCTPELDLASELNGARMQSGNTRTMIFPPDRLIEYITLDRGITLEPGDVIATGTPPGIGAAQDPPRPLAEGDEMVLRIEGLGEQRLKTAAATPQSPRT; this is encoded by the coding sequence ATGAAACTTGTACGATACGGAAATGCGGGCGAAGAGCGGCCGGGGGTGCTGCTGGAGGACGAAGTCATTCTCGATGTAAGGGCCGCGGTGTTCGACATCGAGGATTACGATGCCCATTTTTTCTCACACTACGGAATCGCCCGGCTTGAATCGCTCGTACGCGAGAAACCCGGGCGCACGGTGCGTCGGGACGAGGTCCGCCTCGGGCCGCCCGTGGCCCGGCCGGGTAAGATCATCGCCGTCGGCGAGAATTACGCAGACCACGCCGCGGAATTCGGCAGGCCGCCGCCCCCCGAGCCCATCCTCTTTTCCAAACCGGCCTCGGCCCTCGCCGGCCCGGAAGACCTCCTGAAACTTCCCGGCAAACCCGCCGAGATCGATGCGGAAGTCGAACTGGCAATGGTGATCGGTGCGCGGGCAAAAAATGTCCCGGCGGCGGAGGCGCATAACTGCATCGCCGGATGGACGATCCTGAACGATCTCACCGACCGCCGGGCCCAGCGGACCTGTTCCCAGTGGTTCGCCGCGAAGGGACACGACGGCTTCGCGCCCCTCGGCCCCTTCCTGCTCACCCGGGACGAGCTTCCGTGTACACCCGAACTCGATCTGGCATCAGAGCTGAACGGTGCACGGATGCAGAGCGGGAACACGCGAACGATGATCTTCCCGCCCGATCGACTGATCGAGTACATCACCCTGGACCGCGGAATCACGCTCGAACCCGGCGACGTGATCGCCACCGGCACGCCGCCGGGCATCGGCGCGGCGCAGGACCCGCCCAGACCCCTGGCGGAGGGCGATGAAATGGTGTTGCGGATCGAAGGGCTGGGAGAACAGCGGCTGAAAACCGCTGCCGCTACTCCTCAAAGCCCACGTACCTGA
- a CDS encoding class II aldolase/adducin family protein — protein sequence MNEEERRNLETITELSTEFGGEEYVKGGGGNTSCKNDTTLWVKPSGTTLDGMSPGTFVALDRKKVDRLHEAEPPEDASARETWVKDLMAETVLPGYEGRPSVEAPLHNEFDAVFVVHTHPPMVNGMTCAQQGEQACRKLFPDAMWCEYIDPGYTLCTVLRERIGEWKREQGAETRLIFLQNHGVFIAGDSAEEIREQYGKVMQALRGEIESAEIAPELDEREADEQACDKAADRIREALGDDAAGLARGGVFAAPGGPISPDHIVYAKSFPLIGRCTPEAAETFRKEYGYAPRVISEEPAVFGAGPSQKVAGRALELARDGALIVQYAQAFGGIRYMDDRAREFIENWEVEAYRSKVAEGNG from the coding sequence ATGAACGAGGAAGAACGACGGAACCTGGAAACCATCACCGAACTTTCGACGGAGTTCGGCGGGGAGGAATATGTGAAGGGCGGGGGGGGGAACACCTCCTGCAAGAACGATACGACCCTCTGGGTCAAGCCTTCCGGGACGACCCTGGACGGCATGAGCCCCGGGACGTTCGTCGCGCTGGACCGGAAGAAGGTGGATCGTCTCCACGAGGCCGAGCCGCCGGAGGACGCCTCTGCGCGCGAGACGTGGGTCAAGGACCTGATGGCGGAGACGGTGCTTCCCGGGTACGAGGGCCGGCCTTCGGTCGAAGCCCCCCTGCACAATGAGTTCGACGCCGTGTTCGTGGTCCACACCCACCCGCCGATGGTCAACGGCATGACCTGCGCGCAGCAGGGCGAACAGGCCTGCCGGAAGCTTTTCCCCGACGCGATGTGGTGCGAGTACATCGATCCGGGGTATACGCTCTGTACGGTACTCCGTGAACGCATCGGCGAGTGGAAACGGGAACAGGGCGCTGAAACCCGCCTCATCTTTCTGCAGAACCACGGCGTGTTCATCGCCGGCGACAGCGCGGAAGAGATCCGCGAACAGTACGGGAAGGTCATGCAGGCCCTCCGCGGCGAAATCGAGTCGGCGGAAATCGCCCCCGAACTGGACGAGCGCGAAGCGGATGAACAGGCGTGCGACAAGGCCGCGGATCGCATCCGCGAAGCGCTGGGCGACGATGCGGCCGGGCTGGCGCGCGGCGGCGTATTCGCCGCGCCGGGCGGGCCGATCTCGCCCGACCATATCGTGTACGCGAAGTCCTTCCCGCTGATCGGGCGCTGCACGCCGGAGGCGGCGGAGACGTTTCGCAAAGAGTACGGGTACGCGCCGCGCGTGATCAGCGAAGAGCCCGCCGTGTTCGGCGCGGGACCGTCGCAGAAGGTCGCCGGCCGCGCGCTGGAACTGGCGCGCGACGGCGCGCTGATCGTGCAGTACGCCCAGGCCTTCGGCGGGATCCGCTACATGGACGACCGCGCGCGCGAGTTTATCGAGAACTGGGAGGTCGAGGCCTACCGCAGCAAGGTGGCGGAGGGAAATGGATGA
- a CDS encoding glycine cleavage system protein R — MDDRRHFVISILSRDRVGIVADVTGVIRDLGGDLADLSQTVLCGYFTMILAARFPAGVEAAQVRERLEARGAETGEAFDVGIRVLEEELPADAAARDSGGEYVLTAVGPNRSGLVACVSSFCREHGINILDLATTLAGENYTMILLLDLSPVDDPAALRTRLEALGEEAGLSVVLQHRDIFKATHEIREYWR, encoded by the coding sequence ATGGATGACCGGCGGCATTTCGTGATTTCGATCCTCTCTCGCGACCGCGTGGGGATCGTGGCCGACGTGACGGGGGTGATCCGCGATCTGGGCGGCGATCTGGCCGACCTGAGCCAGACCGTGCTCTGCGGGTATTTCACGATGATCCTCGCCGCGCGTTTCCCCGCGGGCGTCGAAGCGGCGCAGGTGCGCGAACGTCTCGAGGCCCGCGGCGCGGAGACGGGGGAGGCGTTTGACGTGGGTATCCGCGTGCTGGAGGAGGAGCTCCCGGCGGACGCGGCGGCCCGCGACTCGGGCGGCGAGTATGTGCTCACCGCGGTCGGACCGAACCGCAGCGGGCTGGTGGCGTGCGTCTCGTCCTTCTGTCGCGAACACGGGATCAACATCCTCGATCTCGCCACCACGCTGGCCGGCGAAAACTACACCATGATCCTGCTGCTCGACCTGTCCCCGGTAGACGATCCCGCCGCGCTGCGCACCCGGCTTGAGGCCCTCGGCGAAGAGGCCGGGCTCTCCGTAGTGCTGCAGCACCGCGACATCTTCAAGGCCACGCACGAAATCCGGGAGTACTGGCGATGA
- the hisA gene encoding 1-(5-phosphoribosyl)-5-[(5-phosphoribosylamino)methylideneamino]imidazole-4-carboxamide isomerase, translating into MVIYPAIDIRNGKCVRLLQGRAEDETVYADDPAEMARRWVGEGAQWLHVVDLDGAFEGAPRNTEALARICAASPVPVQTGGGLRTDTDLERVFAAGAARAVLGTRAAERPEDLAPLAARFGGDRLALGLDARDGKVRTRGWVGTCDADAPELARRAAEAGVGTLVYTDISRDGMMRGVNVDAMERMCRAVDCGVIASGGVSTADDVRALAALGCANLVGAIVGKALYEETVTLCGMRAAAGEP; encoded by the coding sequence ATGGTGATCTACCCCGCCATCGACATACGGAACGGGAAGTGCGTGCGGCTGCTTCAGGGGCGCGCCGAGGACGAGACGGTCTACGCGGACGATCCCGCGGAAATGGCGCGCCGGTGGGTCGGCGAGGGTGCGCAGTGGCTGCACGTGGTTGATCTGGACGGCGCGTTCGAGGGCGCGCCGCGCAACACGGAAGCGCTGGCGCGCATCTGCGCGGCGTCGCCGGTCCCGGTCCAGACGGGCGGCGGGCTGCGTACGGACACGGATCTCGAGCGGGTGTTCGCGGCGGGCGCGGCCCGCGCCGTGCTGGGTACGCGCGCGGCGGAACGGCCCGAAGACCTCGCGCCGCTCGCGGCGCGGTTCGGCGGCGACCGGCTCGCGCTGGGGCTGGACGCCCGCGACGGGAAAGTCCGCACCCGGGGCTGGGTCGGGACGTGTGACGCCGATGCGCCGGAACTCGCGCGCCGCGCCGCGGAGGCGGGGGTCGGGACGCTGGTCTATACCGACATCTCCCGCGACGGCATGATGCGGGGGGTGAACGTGGACGCCATGGAACGGATGTGCCGTGCCGTGGACTGCGGGGTTATCGCCTCCGGCGGGGTCTCGACCGCGGACGACGTCCGTGCGCTGGCCGCGCTGGGCTGCGCAAACCTGGTCGGCGCGATCGTCGGCAAGGCCTTGTACGAGGAGACCGTAACGCTGTGCGGGATGCGCGCGGCGGCGGGGGAACCATGA
- a CDS encoding lipoate--protein ligase family protein yields the protein MSMVYHSPQADVWRNLALEAHLLDRADLDRPLLLTWAGCEAVVLGRNQNPWRECDPEALSAAGVPLARRVSGGGTVYHDPGNLNYGVITDRTRYEPERVYAVAERALAGFGVRLERVEKTRLYVRGRKCSGHAFAFRRGRALHHGTLLVEADLERLERMLTPALPALETAAVPSVRAPVANLAEFAPGLDIPSLRDALERAFIELFGSGPRLRLSLNDAEEEDLTLREAQLRAPEWLYGRTPPFSADLPGGRRVRVRRGRLDDGRGDWFRPEIPEP from the coding sequence ATGTCGATGGTGTACCACTCTCCGCAGGCGGACGTATGGCGCAATCTCGCGCTGGAGGCGCATCTGCTCGACCGCGCGGACCTCGACCGCCCGCTGCTGCTGACGTGGGCGGGATGCGAGGCCGTGGTGCTGGGGCGCAATCAGAATCCTTGGAGAGAGTGCGATCCGGAGGCGCTCTCCGCGGCGGGCGTGCCGCTGGCGCGGCGCGTCTCCGGCGGCGGGACGGTTTATCACGACCCCGGCAACCTGAACTATGGCGTGATCACGGACCGCACCCGCTACGAACCCGAACGGGTCTACGCGGTGGCCGAACGTGCGCTGGCCGGATTCGGTGTCCGGCTGGAACGGGTCGAGAAAACCCGTCTCTACGTCCGGGGCCGCAAGTGTTCGGGGCATGCCTTCGCTTTTCGCCGCGGCCGCGCACTGCACCACGGCACGCTGCTGGTGGAGGCCGATCTCGAACGGCTGGAGCGGATGCTGACCCCGGCGCTGCCCGCCCTCGAGACCGCCGCCGTACCCTCGGTCCGTGCGCCCGTGGCCAACCTGGCCGAATTTGCGCCGGGACTGGATATTCCGTCGCTGCGCGACGCGCTGGAACGAGCGTTCATCGAACTCTTCGGCTCCGGTCCTCGGCTTCGTCTGTCCCTGAACGACGCGGAAGAGGAAGATTTGACGCTCCGCGAAGCGCAGCTGCGCGCCCCGGAATGGCTCTACGGCCGGACCCCGCCCTTCAGCGCCGATCTTCCCGGAGGACGCCGCGTTCGCGTGCGCCGCGGGCGCCTTGACGACGGTCGCGGCGACTGGTTTCGCCCGGAGATTCCCGAGCCGTGA
- a CDS encoding PFL family protein yields the protein MIRSDQILDTVEMIQKENLDVRTVTMGIDLRDCRTGDAESTCAAVEAKIRASAKDLVRNCDEIGSRYAVPVVNKRIAVTPAAEIGAGMDVAGFVRLAAALDRAAEGVGVDILGGFSADVCSGVSPAARTLIDALPRAMAGTGRVCASFNAADSRHGINMDALNLLAERILGVAAATAERDGFGAAKCVVFANQPGDNPFMAGAIHGAGQPEKVLHVGVSGPGVVARALERRLGETGGARPRLDDLAEEIKQAAFRVTRCGELIGREVAAALDVPFGVVDLSLAPTPAVGDSVGDILRILGVDAIGAPGTTALLAMLTDAVKKGGAFASHAVGGLSGAFVPVMEDAELAAAAEAGHLSLEKLEAMTSVCSVGLDMVPVPGDTDAATIAALTADELAIGVVNHKTTGVRIIPVPGREAGERVSFGGLFGASAIMTIREPRRSGRMAAFGGRIPAPIHSLRN from the coding sequence ATGATCCGTTCCGACCAGATTCTCGACACGGTCGAGATGATCCAGAAAGAGAACCTCGACGTCCGGACGGTGACGATGGGGATCGACCTGCGTGACTGCCGGACCGGCGATGCCGAGTCGACCTGCGCCGCCGTCGAGGCGAAGATCCGCGCGTCGGCGAAGGATCTGGTCCGGAACTGCGACGAGATCGGGTCGCGCTACGCCGTGCCCGTGGTGAACAAGCGCATCGCCGTGACCCCGGCGGCGGAGATCGGGGCCGGCATGGACGTCGCCGGGTTCGTACGGCTCGCGGCGGCGCTCGACCGCGCGGCTGAGGGTGTGGGCGTGGACATTCTCGGCGGGTTTTCCGCCGACGTCTGTTCGGGCGTCAGTCCCGCAGCCCGGACGCTGATCGACGCCCTTCCGCGCGCGATGGCCGGGACCGGGCGGGTGTGTGCCTCCTTCAACGCCGCCGACAGCCGGCACGGGATCAACATGGACGCGCTCAACCTGCTCGCGGAGCGCATCCTGGGCGTCGCCGCCGCCACGGCCGAACGGGACGGGTTCGGGGCGGCCAAGTGCGTGGTCTTTGCCAACCAGCCCGGCGACAACCCGTTCATGGCCGGGGCCATTCACGGCGCGGGCCAGCCCGAAAAGGTGCTGCACGTGGGGGTCAGCGGCCCGGGGGTCGTGGCCCGCGCGCTGGAGCGGAGGCTCGGGGAGACCGGCGGCGCGCGGCCTCGGCTGGACGACCTGGCCGAGGAGATCAAGCAGGCCGCGTTCCGGGTGACCCGCTGCGGTGAGCTGATCGGCCGCGAGGTCGCCGCCGCCCTGGACGTGCCGTTCGGGGTGGTCGACCTCTCGCTCGCGCCGACCCCGGCGGTGGGCGACAGCGTGGGCGATATCCTGCGCATCCTGGGCGTGGACGCGATCGGCGCGCCGGGCACGACGGCGCTGCTGGCGATGCTGACCGACGCGGTGAAGAAGGGCGGGGCCTTTGCCAGCCATGCCGTCGGGGGGCTGAGCGGCGCATTCGTGCCGGTGATGGAGGACGCCGAGCTGGCCGCCGCCGCGGAGGCGGGTCACCTCTCGCTCGAGAAACTGGAGGCGATGACCAGCGTATGCTCGGTGGGGCTGGACATGGTGCCCGTGCCGGGCGACACCGACGCGGCCACGATCGCCGCCCTGACCGCCGATGAGCTGGCGATCGGGGTGGTCAACCACAAGACCACCGGTGTGCGGATCATTCCCGTGCCCGGCAGGGAGGCGGGCGAGCGGGTATCCTTCGGCGGACTCTTCGGCGCCAGCGCGATCATGACCATCCGTGAACCCCGCCGTTCCGGCCGCATGGCCGCCTTCGGCGGGCGCATCCCCGCGCCGATTCACAGCCTCAGGAACTGA
- the ppdK gene encoding pyruvate, phosphate dikinase — translation MAKKYVYFYGLSEEQTEGDRSMKAILGGKGANLAEMSNAGLPVPPGFTLSTEACKYYSEHGGKYPQGLEKEIRAHLDQLEKGMGKKLGDPDNPLLVSVRSGAAISMPGMMDTVLNLGLNDKSVQGFIKQTGSERAGWDCYRRFIDMFGDVVMGPYTGLKHEHFEHEIEKLKKKYGAKEDTDLTAEQLKELVGIYKKVYQDKVKKPFPQDPEQQLDLSIRAVFGSWDSDRAVKYRQINKISGLLGTAVNVCTMVFGNMGDDCGTGVAFTRDPSTGESVAYGDYLKNAQGEDVVAGIRTPKHMNDMAKDKSPAWRKTHKELIQIMKRLEKHYKHPQDIEFTVERGKLWLLQTRNAKRTGIAGVRWAVEMATGKDVFTGKKQTKILSQKDALMNVGGSDLEQLLFPVFDMKEEKKANVIAEGLPAGPGAASGTIVFDADDAEAAVEKDKNARVILVRRDTSPEDVGGMWAARGVLTSTGGMTSHAAVVARGWGKCCICGASALNIDYKKKQVTVGKKVYKEGDSISLNGSTGKVYEGEIPLQSSPVVEAVIGGKAAAKKHPYYRMYEMLSGWSDTHRKMKVRTNADAPKDAAAAKGFGAEGIGLCRTEHMFFEGDRIWSIREFILAEDREGREKALKDLLKHQQKDFEGIFKEMDGLPVTVRLLDPPLHEFVPHEKKEQQEMARRLGVSARKVADRVRQLHEFNPMLGHRGCRLSITYPELCVMQTKAIIGAACKVSKLKNAVKVHPEIMVPLVGSKTELDYLENVIRTTADEIIERTGAKVKYMVGTMIEVPRAALTADQIADRAEFFSFGTNDLTQMTFGFSRDDVGTFLPEYTNRKILDVDPFQHLDQEGVGQLVKMGVERGRSVRGDLKCGICGEHGGDPDSVRFCYESGLDYVSCSPYRVPIARLAAAQAAIEE, via the coding sequence ATGGCGAAAAAGTACGTCTATTTCTACGGACTCAGTGAAGAGCAGACCGAGGGCGATCGCAGCATGAAAGCGATTCTCGGCGGCAAGGGCGCGAACCTCGCCGAGATGTCGAACGCGGGGCTGCCGGTCCCGCCCGGGTTCACCCTCAGCACCGAGGCCTGCAAGTATTACTCGGAGCACGGCGGCAAGTATCCCCAGGGCCTTGAGAAGGAGATCCGGGCTCACCTCGACCAGCTCGAGAAGGGCATGGGCAAGAAGCTCGGCGATCCCGACAATCCGCTGCTCGTTTCTGTGCGCTCCGGCGCCGCGATTTCGATGCCCGGCATGATGGACACGGTGCTCAATCTCGGTCTCAACGACAAGTCGGTGCAGGGGTTCATCAAGCAGACCGGCAGTGAGCGCGCCGGCTGGGACTGCTACCGGCGGTTCATCGACATGTTCGGCGACGTGGTCATGGGCCCCTACACCGGGCTCAAGCACGAGCACTTCGAGCACGAGATCGAGAAGCTGAAAAAGAAGTACGGCGCGAAGGAGGACACCGACCTTACCGCCGAGCAGCTCAAGGAACTCGTCGGTATTTATAAGAAAGTCTACCAGGACAAGGTCAAAAAGCCCTTCCCGCAGGATCCGGAACAGCAGCTCGACCTCTCCATCCGCGCCGTGTTCGGGTCGTGGGACTCCGATCGCGCGGTCAAGTATCGCCAGATCAATAAGATCAGCGGCCTGCTCGGCACGGCGGTCAACGTCTGTACCATGGTGTTCGGAAACATGGGCGACGACTGCGGAACCGGCGTGGCCTTCACGCGCGACCCGTCCACCGGCGAATCGGTGGCCTACGGCGATTACCTGAAGAACGCGCAGGGCGAGGACGTCGTGGCCGGCATCCGCACGCCGAAGCACATGAACGACATGGCGAAGGACAAGTCGCCGGCGTGGCGCAAGACGCACAAAGAGCTGATCCAGATCATGAAAAGGCTCGAGAAGCACTACAAGCACCCGCAGGACATCGAGTTCACGGTCGAGCGCGGGAAGCTGTGGCTGCTGCAGACCCGCAACGCCAAGCGCACCGGGATCGCCGGCGTGCGCTGGGCGGTCGAGATGGCGACCGGCAAGGACGTCTTCACCGGAAAGAAGCAGACCAAAATTCTCAGTCAGAAGGACGCGCTGATGAACGTCGGCGGCTCCGATCTCGAACAGCTCCTCTTCCCGGTCTTCGACATGAAGGAAGAGAAGAAGGCGAACGTCATCGCCGAAGGGCTCCCGGCCGGGCCGGGCGCGGCGAGCGGCACGATCGTGTTCGACGCCGACGACGCCGAGGCGGCGGTCGAGAAGGACAAAAACGCCCGCGTCATTCTCGTGCGCCGCGATACGAGTCCCGAGGACGTCGGCGGCATGTGGGCTGCGCGCGGCGTGCTCACGTCGACCGGCGGCATGACCTCGCACGCGGCCGTGGTGGCTCGCGGCTGGGGCAAATGCTGCATCTGCGGCGCCTCTGCGCTGAACATTGATTACAAGAAGAAGCAGGTCACAGTCGGCAAAAAGGTCTACAAGGAGGGCGACAGCATCAGCCTCAACGGATCGACCGGCAAGGTGTATGAGGGTGAGATCCCGCTACAGTCGAGCCCGGTGGTCGAGGCGGTGATCGGCGGAAAGGCGGCCGCGAAGAAGCACCCTTATTACCGCATGTACGAGATGCTTTCGGGGTGGTCGGACACGCACCGCAAAATGAAAGTCCGCACCAACGCCGATGCGCCGAAGGACGCCGCGGCCGCGAAGGGCTTCGGCGCCGAGGGCATCGGCCTCTGCCGTACCGAACACATGTTCTTCGAGGGCGACCGGATCTGGTCGATCCGCGAATTCATCCTGGCCGAGGACAGGGAGGGGCGTGAGAAGGCGCTCAAGGATCTGCTGAAACATCAGCAGAAGGATTTCGAGGGCATCTTCAAGGAGATGGATGGCCTGCCGGTGACGGTGCGGCTGCTCGATCCGCCGCTGCACGAGTTCGTGCCGCATGAAAAGAAAGAGCAGCAGGAGATGGCGCGCCGCCTGGGCGTGAGCGCCCGCAAGGTCGCGGACCGCGTCCGGCAGCTCCACGAATTCAACCCGATGCTGGGCCACCGCGGTTGCCGGCTGTCGATCACCTATCCCGAACTCTGCGTCATGCAGACGAAGGCGATCATCGGAGCCGCCTGCAAGGTCTCGAAGCTCAAGAACGCCGTGAAGGTCCATCCCGAGATCATGGTTCCGCTGGTCGGCAGCAAGACGGAACTGGACTACCTCGAGAACGTGATCCGTACGACCGCGGACGAGATCATCGAGAGGACCGGGGCGAAGGTGAAGTACATGGTCGGGACGATGATCGAGGTGCCGCGCGCGGCGCTCACCGCCGATCAGATCGCCGACCGGGCCGAGTTCTTCAGTTTCGGTACGAACGACCTGACGCAGATGACCTTCGGGTTCAGCCGCGACGACGTCGGCACGTTCCTTCCGGAGTACACCAACCGGAAGATTCTGGACGTCGATCCGTTCCAGCACCTGGACCAGGAGGGCGTCGGGCAGCTGGTGAAAATGGGCGTCGAACGCGGCCGCTCGGTTCGCGGGGATCTCAAATGCGGAATCTGCGGTGAGCACGGGGGCGATCCCGATAGCGTCAGGTTCTGCTACGAGAGCGGACTGGACTACGTGAGCTGCTCGCCTTACCGCGTGCCGATCGCGCGGCTGGCGGCGGCGCAGGCCGCGATCGAAGAGTAA
- the hisH gene encoding imidazole glycerol phosphate synthase subunit HisH, translating into MIGIIDYNMGNLGSVSNACRYLGAEPRLVRQPGDMEDCAGVILPGVGAFGDCMRHLRANGFVDPIRDWIGAGRPFLGICLGLQVLFEGSEESPAEPGLGLLSGAVRRFRFEHGQWEGHTRLKVPQIGWNRVRQAKSGDPMFAGIGDDAFFYLVHSYYVDPEDPALAAGWTHYGIEYASAVRHRNVFAVQFHPEKSQQAGLAMLRNYLKTCNEGHAAGRHGPEKE; encoded by the coding sequence ATGATCGGCATTATCGATTACAACATGGGCAATCTCGGCAGCGTGTCGAACGCCTGCCGCTATCTCGGCGCGGAACCGCGGCTGGTGCGGCAGCCCGGGGATATGGAGGACTGTGCCGGTGTAATCCTTCCGGGAGTCGGCGCGTTCGGCGACTGCATGCGCCATCTGCGCGCGAACGGTTTTGTCGACCCGATCCGCGACTGGATCGGTGCGGGCCGCCCGTTTCTCGGCATATGCCTCGGCCTGCAGGTACTGTTCGAAGGCAGTGAGGAATCTCCCGCCGAACCGGGACTGGGCCTGCTGTCCGGCGCCGTCCGCCGTTTCCGGTTTGAACACGGTCAATGGGAGGGCCACACCCGGCTCAAGGTTCCCCAGATCGGATGGAACCGGGTGCGCCAGGCGAAGTCCGGCGACCCGATGTTCGCCGGCATCGGCGACGACGCGTTCTTCTACCTCGTCCACTCCTACTACGTAGACCCCGAAGATCCGGCTCTCGCGGCGGGATGGACGCACTACGGCATCGAATACGCCAGTGCCGTAAGACACCGGAACGTCTTCGCCGTCCAGTTCCACCCCGAAAAATCGCAGCAGGCCGGGCTGGCGATGCTCCGCAATTACTTGAAAACCTGCAATGAAGGTCACGCCGCTGGCCGCCATGGGCCGGAAAAGGAGTGA